A region of the Neomicrococcus lactis genome:
AAGTATGGCAAGCCTGCGCCAGCACCGAAGATAACCACGCGGTCCTTTTCCATGTGACGGATAGCGCGGCGTGGGATGTAGGCCTCAGCAACCTGAGCCATGGAAATGGCGGACTGCACGCGGGTGTCCACGCCGGCCTGCTCCAAGAAGTCCTGAAGGGCCAAGCAGTTCATGACGGTGCCGAGCATGCCCATGTAGTCAGCGCGGCTGCGGTCCATGCCGGCCTGGCTGAGTTCGGCGCCACGGAAGAAGTTGCCGCCGCCAACGACGATTGCTACTTCAACTTCACCGACGGTTGCGGCAATCTGTTCAGCGATGTTGCGAACCGTCGCGGTGTCGAGGCCCACCTTGCCGCCGCCGAAGACTTCACCGGAGAGCTTGAGCAGTACGCGACGACGCTTTCCCCCAGCCTCGCTGTTCTGCGCGAGATCTTCAGTGTTTTCAGTGGTATTCGTAGCTGCCGTGCTCATTAGATTCCTCCCGTGCCGCGTAATTGCGGCCAAACATGCTGATAGTGCGCAGAGAAAAGGGGCGGTCACTTTCGTGACCACCCCTAACTCTTACATATTTTTATTCGTGACGATGCTGTTGAACCAAAGTGATTCGTCAGTGTCTCCGAACGTGTGTGGCGTTGCTAGATAATTAGGCGCCAACGCGGAAGCGAACGAATGCCGTAGCCTTCGTGCCAGCTGCCTCGAGAACGGATCCAACGCTCTTCTTGGCGTCCTTTGCGAACGCCTGGTCAACGAGAACGCCTTCCTTGAAGAAGCCGGTCAAGCGACCTTCAACAATCTTGGTGAGGGCAGCTTCTGGCTTGCCTTCAGCGCGGGCGGTCTCTTCTGCAATGCGACGCTCGTTGTCAACCAAGTCAGCAGGAACTTCTTCGCGGCTGAGGTAAGTAGGAGCCATTGCTGCGGTGTGCACAGCAACGTCGTGTGCAACTTCGCGAGCAGCCTCAGAGTCAGCGTCAACAGCGACGAGAACGCCAACCTGTGCAGGAAGGTCCTTGGAGGTCTTGTGCAAGTAAGCCTCAACAGCTGCGCCTTCAACGCGAGCCGTGCGGCGAACCACAATCTTCTCGCCGAGAACGGCGCCTTCTTCGATCACGTAGTCAGCAAGCTTCTTGCCTTCAACGTCAGCTGCCAAAACGGTCTCAAGGTCGCCGGAGCCGGAAGCTACAGCGGTCTCGAGAACCTTGTTTGCAAGCTGGATGAACTTGTCGCTCTTAGCAACGAAGTCCGTCTCGCAGTTAACTTCCACCAGGTAGCCAACCTTGCCGTCAACAACCTCAGCGGCAACGAGGCCTTCTGCGGTCGAACGGCCTTCGCGCTTGGTAGCGCCCTTAAGACCCTTGATACGGATGATCTCGATTGCCTTCTCAGCGTCGCCATTGGC
Encoded here:
- the pyrH gene encoding UMP kinase — translated: MSTAATNTTENTEDLAQNSEAGGKRRRVLLKLSGEVFGGGKVGLDTATVRNIAEQIAATVGEVEVAIVVGGGNFFRGAELSQAGMDRSRADYMGMLGTVMNCLALQDFLEQAGVDTRVQSAISMAQVAEAYIPRRAIRHMEKDRVVIFGAGAGLPYFSTDTVAAQRALEVGADVVLMAKSGVDGVYTADPKTNPDAELIENLTYDEALQRNLRVMDQTAMTMCKDNKLEMMVFGMEGEGNVTRAIKGERMGTRVTV
- the tsf gene encoding translation elongation factor Ts, whose product is MANYTAADIKELRERTGAGMMDVKKALDEANGDAEKAIEIIRIKGLKGATKREGRSTAEGLVAAEVVDGKVGYLVEVNCETDFVAKSDKFIQLANKVLETAVASGSGDLETVLAADVEGKKLADYVIEEGAVLGEKIVVRRTARVEGAAVEAYLHKTSKDLPAQVGVLVAVDADSEAAREVAHDVAVHTAAMAPTYLSREEVPADLVDNERRIAEETARAEGKPEAALTKIVEGRLTGFFKEGVLVDQAFAKDAKKSVGSVLEAAGTKATAFVRFRVGA